One genomic window of Actinoplanes lobatus includes the following:
- a CDS encoding phage tail sheath family protein — protein sequence MPDYAAPGVYVEEQPITPTIVGVGTSTAGLIGEVADNVTMPELPDGSGDYVVAAMHEPVLVTNFDQFKRHFGDFQAGNGTLAHSVYGFFNNGGSACWVARVADLDDDNEVKEVLVAFEAIDEIAIVAAPGALDAAVQLALIEHCDQASLQDRFAILDGQQATTVTVADIKGTLASTSDYAAMYFPFVQVSDPITGDLIFIPPSGLMAGVYARVDATRGVHKAPANVPLRGALGLQYQTSKNEQALVNKQGINVIRRLNGSILVWGARTLGSGTAGRIEYINVRRLMNFLRESIDEGTQNAVFEPNSNPLWATITRSVTAFLTRVWRDGALFGTQPEQAFFVRCDESTNPPDVRDAGMVVTEIGVAPVKPAEFVIFRIAQFAEIPAA from the coding sequence ATGCCCGACTACGCCGCGCCCGGCGTCTATGTGGAGGAACAACCGATCACTCCGACCATCGTCGGCGTCGGCACGAGCACCGCAGGACTCATCGGTGAGGTCGCCGACAACGTGACGATGCCGGAGCTGCCGGACGGCAGCGGCGACTACGTGGTGGCCGCCATGCACGAGCCGGTGCTGGTCACCAACTTCGACCAGTTCAAACGCCACTTCGGTGACTTCCAGGCCGGCAACGGCACGCTCGCCCACTCGGTCTACGGGTTCTTCAACAACGGCGGATCGGCGTGCTGGGTCGCCCGGGTCGCCGACCTCGACGACGACAACGAGGTCAAGGAGGTCCTCGTCGCGTTCGAGGCGATCGACGAGATCGCGATCGTGGCGGCGCCGGGCGCGCTCGACGCCGCGGTGCAGCTCGCCCTCATCGAGCACTGCGACCAGGCCTCCCTACAGGACCGGTTCGCGATCCTCGACGGCCAGCAGGCGACCACCGTCACGGTCGCCGACATCAAGGGAACCCTCGCCAGCACCAGCGACTATGCGGCGATGTACTTCCCGTTCGTCCAGGTGTCGGACCCGATCACCGGCGATCTGATCTTCATTCCGCCGAGCGGTCTGATGGCCGGGGTCTACGCCCGCGTCGACGCGACCCGCGGGGTGCACAAGGCGCCCGCCAACGTGCCGCTGCGCGGTGCGCTCGGCCTGCAGTACCAGACGTCGAAGAACGAGCAGGCCCTGGTGAACAAGCAGGGCATCAACGTGATCCGGCGGCTCAACGGCTCGATCCTGGTCTGGGGCGCGCGCACGCTGGGCAGCGGGACGGCGGGCCGGATCGAATACATCAACGTGCGCCGCCTGATGAACTTCCTGCGCGAGTCGATCGACGAGGGCACCCAGAACGCGGTCTTCGAACCCAACAGCAACCCGCTGTGGGCCACCATCACCCGCAGCGTGACGGCCTTCCTGACCCGGGTCTGGCGCGACGGCGCGCTCTTCGGCACCCAGCCCGAGCAGGCCTTCTTCGTACGCTGCGACGAGTCCACCAACCCGCCGGACGTCCGCGACGCCGGCATGGTCGTCACCGAGATCGGTGTCGCACCGGTCAAACCGGCCGAGTTCGTGATCTTCCGGATCGCCCAGTTCGCTGAGATACCCGCTGCCTGA
- a CDS encoding LysR substrate-binding domain-containing protein: MTGARLRHRRGRAHHGQPSTAAAGGVLLRDARTALDAVAAAARRTVRAGSRSPRLRVALKADVDGGLLPRILDAYAADAAALPTELVLGGFGEQAQTLRDGRADVALVLCPFDDRGLDSEPLLSEPLLAALAAADPLAARTRLCRSDLEGRRLIGGPASSSGAARPASNLAEIFSLVETGNVVFLTPVSVARRYQRPGIAYRPVNDLPDATLAAAWPEDVRSPAVAAFVRAAGTVAAITESCQHSWGAARPAQQPAGDRSHDQGADDRAQDPAPVEDVVVADAQPEGEEDVPGQRTGQAEPDRDQPRRRSAHLAEGIARHEHSRDDAGDEAEQQSSDHLASLVPPGQVGIIRKG; the protein is encoded by the coding sequence GTGACCGGAGCGCGCCTTCGGCATCGCCGAGGGCGCGCTCACCATGGTCAGCCCTCGACGGCCGCGGCGGGCGGGGTCCTGCTGCGCGACGCCCGCACCGCTCTCGACGCGGTCGCCGCCGCCGCTCGCCGTACCGTGCGGGCCGGCAGCCGGTCGCCGCGGCTGCGGGTGGCGCTCAAGGCCGACGTCGACGGCGGCCTGCTGCCACGGATCCTCGACGCGTACGCCGCTGACGCCGCCGCCCTGCCGACGGAGCTGGTGCTCGGCGGATTCGGCGAACAGGCGCAGACGCTGCGCGACGGCCGTGCCGACGTGGCCCTGGTGTTGTGCCCCTTCGACGACCGTGGCCTGGACAGTGAGCCGCTGTTGTCCGAGCCGCTGCTGGCCGCGCTCGCAGCGGCCGATCCCCTCGCGGCCCGGACGCGGTTGTGCCGGTCCGACCTGGAGGGCCGCCGCCTCATCGGCGGGCCCGCTTCCTCGTCCGGCGCCGCCAGGCCGGCCTCGAACCTGGCCGAGATCTTCAGCCTGGTCGAGACCGGCAACGTCGTGTTCCTGACGCCCGTCTCGGTGGCCCGCCGCTACCAGCGTCCCGGGATCGCCTACCGCCCCGTCAACGACCTTCCCGACGCCACACTGGCCGCCGCCTGGCCCGAGGACGTACGCTCACCGGCCGTCGCCGCGTTCGTACGCGCCGCCGGCACGGTCGCCGCGATCACTGAATCGTGTCAGCACTCATGGGGCGCGGCCCGACCGGCGCAGCAGCCAGCCGGCGATCGGAGTCACGATCAAGGTGCCGATGATCGCGCTCAGGATCCCGCCCCAGTCGAAGATGTCGTCGTCGCCGATGCCCAGCCCGAGGGTGAAGAGGACGTACCCGGCCAGCGCACCGGCCAGGCCGAGCCCGACCGAGACCAGCCACGACGCCGGTCCGCTCATCTTGCGGAAGGCATCGCCCGGCATGAGCACTCTCGCGATGACGCCGGCGACGAAGCCGAGCAACAGAGCTCCGATCATCTGGCCAGCCTTGTCCCTCCTGGTCAGGTCGGCATCATCCGCAAGGGGTGA
- a CDS encoding ATP-binding protein, with product MSMPPSAGPGLDLLPVLARLDTLLMAAVDRAGATGRDGDAGRLPREPLLPPSPVTARGEPGPLLAWLAETFELTGFDVDVLVLAVASDLDLRYERVYAYLHDDSRRRRPTVDLALNLLCGSAAERIAARRRFAADAPLLAHRLVTVAGEPEPLPAHAIRADEQVLRLLIGESALDSRLAGCAELADGTPVAGHPLARFTGPAPRIYLRGAPGTGQAEAAGALAAGLGLPLLTVDLEQAANGPVPTGEVVRVALREAWFRRTALLLTGVQPAPAMSRAVAAARTPVVLSGTGSWWPEPPGDGVAVVPFASADRGHARSGRELSELAFRVPSTFGWDDLVLPPEPVRRLRELTQRVAHRRRVLDEWGFGRLLPYGRGVSALFTGPSGTGKTMAAGVIAAELDLDLYEIDLAGVVSKYIGETEKNLERIFAAAESAGAVLFFDEADAIFGKRSEVHDAHDRYANLEVAYLLRRMERYDGVAILATNLRENLDDAFLRRLQFVVEFPMPGQGDRERMWRRFLPDTAPVADTVDFDLLARRFRLSGGNIKNIVLSAAYLASANGGRIGMGHLIRATHDEHLKIGRMFDAGEHPVAG from the coding sequence ATGTCGATGCCACCGTCCGCCGGGCCGGGACTGGACCTGCTTCCCGTGCTGGCACGTCTGGACACGCTGCTGATGGCGGCCGTGGACCGGGCCGGGGCCACCGGCCGGGACGGTGACGCCGGCCGGCTGCCGCGCGAGCCACTTCTGCCGCCGTCGCCCGTGACGGCGCGCGGCGAGCCGGGGCCGCTGCTGGCCTGGCTGGCCGAGACCTTCGAGCTGACCGGCTTCGACGTGGACGTGCTGGTGCTCGCGGTCGCCTCGGACCTGGACCTGCGATACGAGCGGGTGTACGCCTACCTGCACGACGACAGCCGCAGGCGCCGTCCGACCGTCGACCTCGCCCTGAACCTGCTGTGCGGTTCGGCGGCCGAGCGGATCGCCGCCCGCCGCCGGTTCGCGGCCGACGCCCCACTGCTCGCGCACCGACTCGTCACGGTGGCCGGTGAGCCGGAACCGCTGCCGGCCCACGCGATCCGCGCCGACGAGCAGGTGCTGCGGCTGCTGATCGGGGAGTCGGCGCTGGACTCGCGGCTGGCCGGCTGCGCCGAGCTGGCCGACGGCACGCCGGTGGCGGGGCATCCGCTCGCCCGGTTCACCGGCCCCGCGCCCCGGATCTACCTGCGGGGTGCGCCCGGGACCGGGCAGGCCGAGGCCGCCGGAGCGCTGGCCGCCGGCCTCGGGCTGCCGCTGCTCACCGTGGATCTGGAGCAGGCCGCGAACGGTCCGGTGCCGACCGGGGAGGTGGTCCGGGTGGCGTTGCGGGAGGCGTGGTTCCGGCGTACGGCCCTGCTGCTCACCGGCGTGCAGCCGGCACCCGCGATGAGCCGTGCGGTGGCCGCCGCCCGGACGCCGGTGGTGCTGTCCGGCACCGGCTCGTGGTGGCCCGAGCCGCCCGGGGACGGTGTCGCCGTGGTGCCGTTCGCGTCGGCGGACCGCGGTCATGCCCGGTCCGGGCGGGAGCTGAGCGAGCTGGCGTTCCGGGTGCCGTCGACGTTCGGGTGGGACGACCTGGTCCTGCCGCCGGAGCCGGTGCGGCGACTGCGGGAGCTGACCCAGCGGGTCGCGCACCGGCGGCGGGTGCTGGACGAATGGGGTTTCGGGCGGCTCCTGCCGTACGGCCGGGGGGTTTCCGCTCTTTTCACCGGCCCGTCCGGAACCGGCAAGACGATGGCGGCCGGGGTGATCGCCGCCGAACTTGATCTCGATCTTTACGAGATCGATCTCGCCGGTGTGGTCAGCAAGTACATCGGCGAGACCGAGAAGAACCTGGAACGGATCTTCGCGGCCGCCGAGTCGGCCGGCGCCGTGCTGTTCTTCGACGAGGCGGACGCGATCTTCGGCAAGCGCTCCGAGGTGCACGACGCCCACGACCGGTACGCCAACCTGGAGGTCGCCTACCTGCTGCGGCGGATGGAACGCTACGACGGCGTGGCGATCCTGGCCACCAACCTGCGCGAGAACCTCGACGACGCGTTCCTGCGCCGGTTGCAGTTCGTCGTGGAGTTCCCCATGCCCGGACAGGGCGACCGGGAGCGGATGTGGCGACGGTTCCTGCCGGACACGGCGCCGGTCGCCGACACGGTCGACTTCGATCTCCTGGCCCGGCGGTTCCGGCTCTCCGGCGGCAACATCAAGAACATCGTGCTGTCGGCGGCCTACCTGGCCAGCGCCAACGGCGGCCGGATCGGGATGGGTCACCTGATCCGGGCCACCCACGACGAACATCTCAAGATCGGCCGGATGTTCGACGCCGGCGAGCACCCGGTCGCGGGGTGA
- a CDS encoding Pvc16 family protein — MFQDLDLTLKALLEDTTVAPALTDVDIAFDTPDKSFTFTGDTLNLFLFGVHENRVLRDPVPIVEVVAGQFVRRTPPLRVDCDYLLTAWSEGARAAAVRDEHRLLAAALAKLTKFPLIPPGYLRNSMTGQPFPVQTWVGQADDSRSLGEFWSALGVPPRSAFHLTVTVALDLQDGVALGPPVETSRVLLDAVPRNAIGGRVRAAAGNAPVDGATVTLDGRRTVRTGAEGGFVFTGVGDGQHELHVTAAGFSDGQRTVTVPGGTPTAFDFTLTP, encoded by the coding sequence GTGTTCCAGGATCTGGATCTCACCCTGAAGGCGCTGCTGGAGGACACCACCGTGGCACCGGCGCTGACCGACGTGGACATCGCCTTCGACACGCCCGACAAGTCGTTCACGTTCACCGGGGACACCCTCAACCTGTTCCTGTTCGGGGTGCACGAGAACCGGGTGCTGCGCGATCCGGTGCCGATCGTGGAGGTGGTGGCGGGACAGTTCGTACGGCGTACCCCGCCCCTGCGCGTCGACTGCGACTATCTGCTGACCGCCTGGTCCGAGGGCGCCCGGGCGGCCGCGGTACGCGACGAGCACCGGCTGCTGGCCGCCGCCCTCGCCAAGCTCACCAAGTTCCCGCTGATCCCGCCCGGCTACCTGCGCAACTCGATGACCGGCCAGCCGTTCCCGGTGCAGACCTGGGTCGGGCAGGCCGACGACTCGCGCAGCCTCGGCGAGTTCTGGAGCGCGCTCGGGGTGCCGCCCCGGTCGGCGTTCCACCTGACCGTCACGGTCGCCCTCGACCTCCAGGACGGTGTGGCCCTCGGCCCGCCGGTGGAGACCAGCCGGGTGCTGCTCGACGCCGTACCCCGCAACGCGATCGGCGGCCGGGTGCGGGCGGCGGCCGGCAACGCCCCGGTCGACGGCGCGACGGTGACCCTGGACGGGCGCCGGACCGTCCGTACCGGCGCCGAAGGCGGTTTCGTCTTCACCGGTGTCGGCGACGGCCAGCACGAACTGCACGTCACCGCGGCCGGTTTCAGCGACGGGCAGCGCACCGTCACCGTCCCCGGCGGCACCCCGACGGCCTTCGACTTCACCCTGACGCCCTGA
- a CDS encoding NADPH-dependent FMN reductase — MASYKVGYFVGSLSSTSINRELSKALIRLAPDDLEFTEIPIRDLPLYSPDHDTNYPPEGLALKEAISRSQAILFVTPEYNRSIPGALKNAIDWASRPWGQNSFDHVPAAVIGASIGDIRTALAQQSLRAVLSFCNTRQMTSPEAYIKFTPDLFPGNGQVTDKTTEDFLATYMQEFRDHIVRVLTVLPR; from the coding sequence ATGGCCAGCTACAAGGTCGGATACTTCGTCGGCAGCCTGTCGTCCACGTCGATCAACCGGGAGCTGTCGAAGGCACTCATCCGGCTGGCGCCCGACGACCTCGAGTTCACCGAGATCCCGATCCGGGATCTGCCGCTCTACAGCCCGGACCACGACACGAACTATCCACCCGAAGGGCTTGCGCTCAAGGAAGCGATCAGCAGGTCTCAGGCCATCCTGTTCGTGACACCGGAGTACAACCGTTCCATCCCCGGCGCCCTGAAGAACGCCATCGACTGGGCGTCACGGCCATGGGGCCAGAACTCCTTCGACCACGTACCGGCCGCCGTGATCGGCGCGTCGATCGGCGACATCCGCACCGCACTGGCACAGCAGAGCCTGCGCGCGGTGCTCAGCTTCTGCAACACCCGGCAGATGACCTCACCCGAGGCGTACATCAAGTTCACCCCGGACCTGTTCCCCGGCAACGGCCAGGTCACCGACAAGACCACCGAGGATTTCCTCGCCACGTACATGCAGGAGTTCCGCGACCACATCGTCCGCGTCCTCACGGTGCTGCCCCGGTAG
- a CDS encoding phage tail protein: protein MATGVRKDPFRNSNFILEIDGIEQAGFTEVTGMGVDIAVAEYQEGGHVTPRKLPGQVTYPNITLKWGLTDSRELYDWFRDVARGIVQRRDGSIILQDQTGTERARWNFENAWPRMYRPGDMVAKSNDVAIESLELVCEFLERA, encoded by the coding sequence ATGGCCACCGGAGTCCGCAAGGACCCATTCCGCAACAGCAACTTCATCCTGGAGATCGACGGCATCGAGCAGGCCGGCTTCACCGAGGTCACCGGCATGGGCGTGGACATCGCCGTGGCCGAGTACCAGGAGGGCGGCCATGTCACCCCGCGCAAGCTGCCGGGCCAGGTGACCTATCCCAACATCACGCTCAAGTGGGGGCTGACCGACTCGCGGGAGCTCTACGACTGGTTCCGTGACGTCGCCCGGGGGATCGTGCAGCGCCGCGACGGCAGCATCATCCTCCAGGACCAGACCGGCACCGAGCGGGCGCGCTGGAACTTCGAGAACGCCTGGCCGCGCATGTACCGGCCCGGCGACATGGTGGCCAAGAGCAACGACGTGGCCATCGAGAGCCTGGAACTGGTCTGCGAATTCCTGGAGAGGGCCTGA
- a CDS encoding AAA family ATPase codes for MEVRQRERTLGAAMIGESGSHTLTAPVTAEPIGRDRERRLLDAVLYAVTRRSTTLALWGDPGIGKTVLLDYVADRAGMPVLRARGAEQEALLPYAALADLMVPLQRHFGAIPRVQRDALESCLAISDAVNPNPYAVCAAALSVLAAAAETAPVVLLVDDLHWIDPSSRRVLLFVARRLTSERVAMVLTSRDDDDLRGRCDVPAVDVTGLPPAACAQLLQRHGFTPVAGVLADLVDRTGGNPLALIESAASLRAAQLAGQEPIGHALPLGRQLESTWLPRLQQLPDRTRAALAVLDAGRSPATGDLEPALAVLGLTLTDLAPAEAAGVVVPSGAGYEFRHPLLRSAVRRQTLLPDRLAAYEALARTTTGTARAWYRASATTAPDEGAAAEMAAVAVEARRRSAYDAAAHAWHRAAELTPPSAARGALLCNAATDALLGGMLTRAAAWCDEALTAVTEPAARAGVERLRGRIRTWLGRPAAAHDGLIAAAEAIREQDPAQACLLLSEAALPAAMDGDVPLSVRCGQRGVSLAESTGIRSPHSAIAYGQALIVEGRIAEGLASLDRAADFLAAADPVADQHLLAVVGQSLGHAERHGPARRMVTMVVDAARRHAAPAVLPIALSARSEFECWAGRWAAAEADATESLRWAEELGQPGVLGYALACLARIEALRGNPARCEDHITRARQDVGPYSVACLDVYFTAVLGLSALSLGEYETAMTQLRQTFDLATRQGVGNPRIVPFAADLIEASIRAGHPGEAEQPIGWLERAAERSGQSWAAAVLARSRGMLAPTAGKAERWFDEADRLHSAQDYPFERARTLLCRGEAFRRFRRPSAARPPLSAAHAGFQSLGATAWARRSAAELAAAGQPTAVAVISLDALTPQEVQVARSVARGMNNAEAAGALFLSRKTVEAHLTHIYRKLGVRSRTDLTRALVSAGLAE; via the coding sequence ATGGAGGTTCGACAGCGGGAGCGGACGCTGGGGGCCGCGATGATCGGCGAGTCAGGTAGCCACACCCTCACCGCCCCGGTCACGGCCGAACCGATCGGACGCGACCGGGAACGCCGCCTGCTCGACGCGGTGCTCTACGCCGTCACTCGCCGCAGCACCACCCTCGCGCTCTGGGGCGATCCGGGGATCGGGAAGACGGTGCTGCTCGACTACGTCGCCGACCGGGCCGGGATGCCGGTGCTGCGGGCGCGCGGGGCGGAGCAGGAGGCGCTGCTGCCGTACGCCGCCCTGGCCGACCTGATGGTGCCCCTGCAACGGCATTTCGGCGCCATCCCACGGGTGCAGCGCGATGCCCTGGAGAGCTGCCTCGCGATCTCCGACGCGGTCAACCCGAACCCGTACGCCGTCTGCGCCGCCGCACTGAGCGTGCTGGCCGCCGCCGCCGAGACGGCCCCCGTCGTCCTGCTCGTCGACGACCTGCACTGGATCGACCCGTCCTCGCGGCGGGTTCTGCTGTTCGTCGCCCGGCGCCTCACCTCGGAGCGGGTCGCCATGGTGCTGACCAGCCGGGACGACGACGATCTGCGCGGCCGCTGCGACGTGCCGGCCGTCGACGTGACAGGGCTGCCGCCGGCCGCCTGCGCGCAACTGCTGCAACGGCACGGGTTCACCCCCGTCGCGGGCGTGCTGGCCGATCTGGTCGACCGTACCGGCGGCAACCCTCTCGCCCTGATCGAGTCCGCCGCCTCGCTGCGTGCCGCCCAGTTGGCCGGGCAGGAACCGATCGGGCACGCTCTCCCGCTCGGCCGGCAACTCGAGAGCACCTGGCTGCCGCGGCTGCAGCAGCTGCCCGACCGGACCCGGGCGGCACTCGCCGTCCTCGACGCCGGCCGGTCACCGGCCACCGGCGATCTGGAACCCGCCCTCGCGGTCCTCGGCCTCACGCTCACCGACCTGGCGCCGGCCGAGGCCGCGGGCGTGGTGGTGCCCTCCGGCGCCGGCTACGAGTTCCGGCATCCGCTGCTGCGCTCCGCCGTGCGGCGGCAGACGCTGCTGCCCGACCGGCTGGCCGCCTACGAGGCCCTGGCCCGGACCACCACCGGCACGGCCCGCGCCTGGTACCGCGCCTCCGCCACGACCGCACCCGACGAGGGAGCCGCCGCGGAGATGGCCGCGGTCGCGGTCGAGGCCCGCCGGCGCAGCGCGTACGACGCCGCCGCCCACGCCTGGCACCGGGCCGCCGAACTGACCCCGCCCTCGGCCGCGCGCGGCGCCCTGCTGTGCAACGCAGCCACCGACGCCCTGCTCGGCGGCATGCTGACCCGGGCCGCCGCGTGGTGCGACGAGGCGCTGACCGCCGTCACCGAACCCGCGGCGCGCGCCGGCGTCGAACGCCTGCGCGGCCGCATCCGCACCTGGCTGGGACGGCCCGCCGCGGCGCACGACGGGCTGATCGCCGCGGCCGAGGCCATCCGCGAGCAGGACCCCGCTCAAGCGTGCCTGCTGCTCAGCGAGGCGGCCCTGCCGGCCGCCATGGACGGTGACGTGCCCCTGTCGGTGCGGTGCGGGCAGCGCGGCGTGTCGCTCGCCGAATCCACCGGGATCCGGTCACCGCACAGCGCGATCGCGTACGGCCAGGCCCTGATCGTCGAAGGACGGATCGCCGAAGGACTCGCCAGCCTCGATCGGGCCGCCGACTTCCTGGCCGCCGCGGATCCGGTCGCCGACCAGCACCTGCTCGCCGTCGTCGGGCAGTCCCTCGGGCACGCCGAACGGCACGGACCGGCCCGGCGGATGGTGACCATGGTGGTCGACGCGGCACGCCGGCACGCCGCCCCGGCCGTGCTGCCGATCGCCCTGAGCGCCCGCAGCGAGTTCGAATGCTGGGCCGGCCGGTGGGCGGCCGCGGAGGCCGACGCCACCGAGTCACTGCGCTGGGCCGAAGAACTGGGGCAGCCCGGCGTCCTCGGTTACGCCCTCGCCTGCCTGGCACGGATCGAGGCGCTGCGCGGCAACCCGGCCCGCTGCGAGGACCACATCACCCGCGCCCGGCAGGATGTCGGACCGTACAGTGTGGCCTGTCTCGACGTCTATTTCACCGCCGTCCTCGGCCTGTCCGCGCTGAGCCTCGGCGAGTACGAGACCGCCATGACCCAGCTGCGCCAGACCTTCGACCTCGCGACCCGGCAGGGCGTGGGCAACCCGCGCATCGTCCCGTTCGCGGCCGACCTCATCGAGGCGTCCATCCGCGCCGGGCACCCCGGCGAGGCCGAACAGCCGATCGGCTGGCTGGAGCGTGCCGCCGAACGCAGCGGCCAGAGCTGGGCGGCCGCCGTGCTGGCCCGCAGCCGGGGAATGCTCGCCCCGACCGCAGGAAAGGCCGAGAGGTGGTTCGACGAGGCCGACCGCCTGCACAGCGCGCAGGACTATCCGTTCGAGCGGGCCCGCACCCTGCTCTGCCGCGGTGAGGCGTTCCGCCGGTTCCGCCGGCCCTCCGCGGCCCGGCCTCCACTGTCCGCCGCGCATGCCGGCTTCCAGTCGCTGGGCGCCACCGCCTGGGCCCGGCGGTCGGCGGCCGAGCTGGCGGCGGCCGGGCAGCCCACCGCGGTAGCGGTGATCAGCCTGGACGCGCTCACCCCGCAGGAGGTGCAGGTCGCGCGTTCGGTGGCGCGCGGCATGAACAACGCCGAGGCGGCCGGCGCCCTGTTCCTGTCCCGCAAGACCGTCGAGGCGCACCTCACCCACATCTACCGCAAGCTCGGCGTCCGCTCCCGCACCGACCTGACCAGGGCGCTGGTGTCGGCGGGACTCGCCGAATAG
- a CDS encoding eCIS core domain-containing protein, which translates to MAEPARAERTVPPRAGAGRPLDAATRAEMEERFGHDFSRVRVHTGETAGAQAVTVGDDIVFEPGRYAPDRVRGRWLLAHELAHVVQSDPQRPPTATAATAETDAGRAAAAVISTHGPVPVEASVVPGTPLRQEPGEAPPGEPEAGELPYRRRLHLLDQDLLMPSGIPTGPPHELRLTYFGDPEVDEAVGVLLLALDPMIGAPVAGKEWDDTWRKVVRQVNDPELRPRGAPALLYDQTAVRVLRALTPAGKPDEVKAEALRRKELVLQRVLTVLLTGTERRLETYAGAAGDPETEWTGTFTDATRRSFAGVKDADRLAMYRSIRLLVIQAFGGLADGTAVAFARLNAYCAKLRTVTFLGREVRVHEELGTRLALAEKRLPPADLPDVRRAVTSIQGANIRTNTNNPLALSEHGFGGAVDINPLTNPNVPDFPARFIEDVTGESLSMTPEGRKKKDAFDLGEFVDTLVFGTKDPALRELERLLRTSRELVDVFRDDRSIADGLVRVAYRKGASIAAATAPAHLLATARAARAEGQPRWRYSDPELKVPRKKPYGTAHDHLADLLYPHGPGAFLPEPLDVWEDHRRTIELIIRMVDVYERSFLPPKGGKNKKTAVPERTPASARALPGEKALPQLVVHGFLDIPPLLIQALRAPDGGNLTWLGASEHGTKDFMHFELRKRPPLW; encoded by the coding sequence ATGGCCGAACCGGCCCGGGCCGAGCGGACGGTCCCGCCACGAGCAGGCGCGGGCCGGCCGTTGGACGCCGCCACCCGGGCCGAGATGGAGGAGCGTTTCGGCCACGACTTCAGCCGGGTACGCGTCCACACCGGCGAGACCGCCGGAGCACAGGCGGTCACGGTGGGTGACGACATCGTCTTCGAACCGGGCCGGTACGCGCCGGACCGGGTGCGGGGCCGGTGGCTGCTGGCACACGAGCTCGCCCACGTCGTCCAGTCCGACCCGCAACGCCCTCCCACGGCGACGGCAGCCACCGCGGAGACCGACGCGGGCCGGGCCGCCGCGGCCGTGATCTCCACGCACGGCCCGGTGCCGGTCGAGGCCTCCGTGGTGCCGGGAACCCCGCTGCGGCAGGAACCCGGGGAGGCTCCGCCCGGGGAACCGGAGGCCGGGGAGCTTCCGTACCGCCGCCGGTTGCACCTGCTCGACCAGGACCTGCTCATGCCGTCGGGCATCCCCACCGGGCCGCCGCACGAGTTGCGGCTCACCTACTTCGGCGACCCGGAGGTGGACGAGGCCGTCGGCGTGCTGCTGCTCGCGCTCGACCCGATGATCGGCGCACCGGTGGCCGGCAAGGAGTGGGACGACACCTGGCGCAAGGTCGTCCGGCAGGTCAACGATCCGGAACTGCGGCCCCGCGGCGCCCCGGCCCTGCTCTACGACCAGACGGCCGTCCGGGTGCTGCGCGCACTCACCCCGGCCGGCAAGCCGGACGAGGTCAAGGCGGAGGCCCTGCGCCGCAAGGAACTGGTCCTGCAACGTGTCCTCACCGTGCTGCTCACCGGCACCGAACGGCGGCTGGAAACGTACGCCGGCGCGGCCGGAGACCCCGAGACGGAGTGGACCGGCACCTTCACCGATGCGACGCGCCGGAGTTTCGCCGGAGTCAAGGACGCCGACCGGTTGGCCATGTACCGGTCGATCCGGCTGCTGGTGATCCAGGCGTTCGGCGGCCTGGCCGACGGAACCGCCGTCGCGTTCGCCCGGCTCAACGCGTACTGCGCGAAACTCAGGACGGTCACGTTCCTCGGCCGGGAGGTGCGGGTGCACGAGGAGCTGGGCACGCGGCTCGCCCTGGCGGAGAAGCGCCTGCCCCCGGCGGATCTGCCGGACGTACGGAGGGCGGTGACGTCGATCCAGGGCGCCAACATACGGACCAACACCAACAATCCGTTGGCACTGTCGGAGCACGGTTTCGGTGGCGCCGTCGACATCAACCCGCTGACGAATCCGAACGTGCCGGACTTCCCGGCCCGTTTCATCGAGGACGTCACCGGCGAATCGCTGAGCATGACGCCGGAAGGCCGCAAGAAGAAGGACGCCTTCGACCTCGGCGAGTTCGTCGACACGCTGGTCTTCGGCACGAAGGATCCGGCTCTGCGAGAGCTGGAACGGCTACTGAGGACGAGCCGTGAACTCGTGGACGTCTTCCGCGACGACCGCTCCATCGCGGACGGCCTCGTCCGGGTCGCGTACCGCAAGGGAGCCTCGATCGCGGCCGCCACCGCACCGGCTCACCTGCTGGCCACGGCACGGGCGGCCCGCGCCGAAGGGCAGCCCCGCTGGCGCTACTCCGACCCCGAACTGAAAGTGCCCCGTAAGAAGCCGTACGGCACGGCACACGACCACCTCGCCGACCTGCTCTACCCCCACGGGCCCGGGGCTTTCCTGCCCGAGCCGCTGGACGTGTGGGAGGACCACCGCCGGACCATCGAGCTGATCATCCGGATGGTCGACGTCTACGAGCGGTCCTTCCTCCCACCGAAAGGCGGAAAGAACAAGAAGACAGCCGTCCCGGAACGCACACCGGCCAGCGCCCGTGCCCTCCCCGGCGAGAAGGCACTCCCGCAACTGGTCGTGCACGGTTTCCTCGACATCCCGCCGCTGCTGATCCAGGCACTACGCGCACCCGACGGCGGCAACCTCACCTGGCTCGGCGCCAGCGAGCACGGCACCAAGGACTTCATGCACTTCGAACTGCGAAAACGCCCACCCCTGTGGTGA